The Longimicrobiales bacterium genome has a window encoding:
- a CDS encoding glycosyltransferase family 4 protein: MFQHTADGHHMVLYLRHLVRAAAERGWRVDLVTTRAALAHPAYAVVRAEAGDVLDTFMMDDITFPARPNAVRLLLHQLKLHRIYARAFRRYQAQRSCDVVYVGNMDHCDRAIALLGSPFGAVPFVGMSISIRHHHRAMGVRGPGTRHDALYARLFERLLRVKTLRALATIDETLPRYARQQRISGCRKVHHVADVARLHGTADRAAVRTSLGIAPDDIVVLAYGALDPRKGIAELIAAAASPACSTRVVVLLAGRQNAFVRDLLKGADAQQLRTAHRLVEVSGFLGDQREVDVFSATDIVWVAYRRFYGASGVLIQAGAMRLPVVACEDGLIGWTTHRHGLGEIVDPGSRESVTAAINRLAGDDALRRTYGANGAQLAAAHTPEAFGTRLCNVIASAATLPEPLHP, encoded by the coding sequence GTGTTTCAGCACACGGCCGACGGTCACCACATGGTCCTCTACCTGAGACACCTGGTGCGCGCGGCCGCCGAGCGCGGCTGGCGCGTCGATCTCGTTACGACGCGCGCCGCGCTCGCGCACCCCGCGTACGCCGTGGTGCGCGCCGAGGCGGGAGACGTGCTCGACACATTCATGATGGACGATATCACGTTTCCAGCGCGGCCGAATGCGGTCAGGCTGCTACTCCATCAGCTGAAGCTGCATCGCATATATGCGCGCGCGTTTCGCCGCTACCAGGCACAGCGATCGTGTGACGTTGTGTATGTCGGCAACATGGACCACTGCGACCGCGCAATCGCGCTGCTCGGCTCGCCCTTCGGCGCTGTTCCGTTCGTGGGCATGTCCATCTCCATCCGCCACCATCATCGCGCGATGGGCGTGCGCGGCCCGGGCACTCGGCACGACGCCCTGTATGCGCGCCTCTTCGAGCGGCTGCTCCGCGTCAAGACGCTCCGTGCGCTCGCGACCATCGATGAGACCCTGCCCCGGTACGCACGGCAGCAGCGCATCTCCGGCTGCCGCAAGGTGCACCACGTCGCGGACGTGGCGCGGCTGCATGGCACGGCCGATCGGGCAGCGGTGCGCACGTCCCTCGGGATCGCGCCCGACGACATCGTGGTCCTCGCCTACGGCGCGCTCGATCCGCGCAAGGGCATTGCCGAGCTGATTGCGGCTGCGGCATCTCCCGCGTGCTCCACGCGCGTCGTCGTACTTCTGGCTGGGCGCCAGAACGCGTTCGTTCGTGATCTCCTCAAAGGTGCGGATGCGCAGCAGCTACGCACCGCGCACCGGCTGGTGGAAGTTTCCGGATTTCTCGGAGACCAGCGGGAAGTGGACGTGTTCAGTGCGACGGACATCGTGTGGGTCGCATATCGCCGATTCTACGGCGCGAGCGGCGTGCTGATCCAGGCCGGCGCCATGCGGCTTCCCGTCGTCGCTTGCGAGGACGGACTGATAGGCTGGACCACTCATCGCCACGGCCTGGGCGAGATCGTGGATCCGGGGAGTCGCGAGTCTGTAACCGCCGCGATCAACCGGCTTGCGGGCGACGACGCTCTGCGCCGCACCTATGGCGCAAACGGAGCACAGCTGGCGGCGGCGCACACACCCGAGGCGTTCGGCACGCGTCTGTGCAACGTGATCGCCTCGGCCGCAACGCTGCCGGAGCCCTTGCATCCATGA